From one Thunnus maccoyii chromosome 6, fThuMac1.1, whole genome shotgun sequence genomic stretch:
- the sik3 gene encoding serine/threonine-protein kinase SIK3 homolog isoform X1 has product MRAAQGFLLFPQRGEKMAAVSSGGAAGSAAAGITHSSRPTHAGMGSQNRAQPSSGISHPSRTGTATGCITNPGHTSATRPPPARVGHYEIERTIGKGNFAVVKLATHIITKAKVAIKIVDKTQLDDENLKKIFREVQIMKLLKHPHIIRLFQVMETERMIYLVTEYASGGEIFDHLVAHGRMAEKDARKKFKQIVAAVHFCHCRNIVHRDLKAENLLLDHNLNIKIADFGFSNLFSRGQLLKTWCGSPPYAAPELFEGKEYDGPKVDIWSLGVVLYVLVCGALPFDGSTLQNLRARVLSGKFRIPFFMSTDCEYLIRHMLVLEPSRRLTMEQICKNKWMRQGDPDPDFDRLIAECEQVKTERETELINEQVLIAMSEMGLDRERTLQSLQTDAYDHYSAIYSLLADRLKKHKTLRVAPPTPRSISYPLNAVQTDPQGNPVSMTVPHVQLINPENQIVEPDGSMALDSDEGEEPSPEAMARYLSMRRHTVGVPDQRTEMQEDLQKLPPGFPRGAVPQPPFPPLAPTMGQMHTLMPTQSLQPTQQLEYKEQSLLQPPTLQLLNGMGPLGRRASDGGANIQLHAQLLKRPRGPSPLVASPHPIPAVAPVDEEGSDGEPDQEAVQRYLANRSKRHTTHALMSTSHGEPAAESQRPQGPRQRGGWAPDIHTRSSYKDCNTLHLPMERFSPVRRFSDGAATIQAFKAHLENSSLIKQLKQECEQLQKMYAAQQDERLLEHTQQQHILYQQEQQILHQQIQGLSLGHGESQPSHLTHQLQRLRIQPSSPPPTHPSNHLFRQPNQSPPPGSAGIMQGHGPSSVQYQHGAPSLYQGQSGSPPPTGLPRMSLPPNQQAASARPTVPLAPGVPQQQQVTIQVQEVELGGGAQRPGSFLSTPCGHRVLGKQLSADNAETHSRSLGRFTSGYDQAQFNPHLFSGDAASRGASGVVGSYSPYLQGASLKVPGLEGYQSGAVGTSSYGTPSTLQQALLSPTPLDYRPPQQHVTPTLQGLLSPRHSLTGHADPRLPPQDLAALLKRQSPRPGPAPPTPPSGAPQEYGEMLLLRQLSQGESLEPQAPQVASGGQHYHHLLQIRPPEVQPQQHPAQAPCPSLPHSESMEEDEVPAGYHHTHEGLLAKAGEGHELLGPPRGGTPPYSSPTHRHGYIRNPPASRDSEHVECRPPGQAMEVPDHNGVGYSRGPQGDTYRSRGQLQRHHTIQTADDAYDQADPMSGMSLLAGKALSSARMSDILSQTSLTGSQQLHQREESVCDVEGELHAAACYPSSCTSDMLLSYKPPDLQYSMEQAGV; this is encoded by the exons GTGGCTATAAAAATAGTGGATAAGACCCAGCTGGACGATGAGAACCTGAAAAAGATCTTCAGAGAGGTGCAAATCATGAAGTTGCTGAAGCACCCCCACATCATCCGCCTCTTCCag gtgatggagacagagaggatgatCTACCTGGTTACAGAATACGCTAGCGGTGGAGAGATATTCG acCACCTGGTTGCTCATGGGCGTATGGCGGAAAAGGATGCCAGGAAGAAGTTCAAGCAGATTGTGGCAGCAGTCCATTTCTGTCACTGCCGCAACATCGTCCACAGAGACTTGAAGGCTGAGAATCTGCTGCTGGACCACAACCTGAACATCAAAAtcgcag ACTTTGGCTTCAGTAACCTGTTTTCTCGAGGCCAGCTGTTGAAGACATGGTGTGGCAGCCCTCCCTACGCAGCACCAGAACTATTTGAGGGCAAGGAGTATGACGGACCCAAAGTAGATATATGG AGCTTAGGTGTGGTGTTATACGTGTTGGTGTGTGGTGCCCTACCTTTTGACGGCAGTACTCTACAGAATTTGCGGGCACGTGTCTTAAGTGGCAAGTTCCGCATCCCCTTCTTCATGTCCACAG ACTGTGAGTATCTGATCCGACACATGTTGGTGCTGGAGCCCAGCAGACGGTTGACCATGGAGCAGATCTGTAAGAACAAGTGGATGAGACAAGGAGACCCAGACCCAGACTTCGACAGG TTGATAGCAGAGTGTGAGCAGGTTAAGACCGAGAGAGAGACGGAGCTCATCAACGAACAGGTGCTGATAGCCATGTCTGAGATGGGTCTGGACCGAGAGCGCACGCTTCAG TCCCTACAAACAGATGCATACGATCACTACAGTGCCATCTATAGTCTGCTGGCTGACCGCCTCAAGAAACACAAGACCTTGCGTGTTGCTCCACCAACACCACGCTCCATTAGCTATCCCCTTAACGCTGTACAG acGGATCCGCAGGGTAATCCAGTTAGCATGACCGTTCCCCATGTCCAGCTCATCAACCCTGAGAACCAGATTGTTGAG CCGGATGGCAGCATGGCACTGGACAGTGATGAAGGTGAGGAGCCATCTCCTGAGGCCATGGCTCGCTACCTTTCAATGAGGCGGCACACTGTGGGGGTACCAGACCAAAG GACAGAGATGCAGGAGGACCTCCAGAAACTGCCACCAGGTTTCCCTCGAGGCGCAGTGCCCCAGCCCCCCTTCCCTCCACTGGCCCCCACTATGGGCCAAATGCACACCCTCATGCCCACACAGAGCCTGCAGCCCACACAGCAGCTGGAGTACAAG GAGCAGTCGTTGCTGCAGCCACCAACTCTGCAGCTACTCAACGGCATGGGGCCTCTGGGTCGAAGAGCTTCCGATGGGGGGGCTAACATTCAGCTACACGCTCAGCTCCTCAAGAGGCCCCGGGGGCCCTCACCACTTGTCGCCAGTCCG CACCCTATCCCTGCTGTAGCTCCGGTGGATGAGGAGGGTTCAGACGGAGAACCAGACCAAGAGGCAGTACAGAG GTACCTGGCGAACCGCTCCAAGCGGCACACGACGCACGCGCTCATGAGCACATCGCATGGCGAGCCCGCGGCAGAGTCACAGCGGCCCCAGGGCCCCCGCCAGAGGGGGGGCTGGGCCCCCGACATACACACCCG ATCCAGTTATAAAGACTGTAACACCCTTCATCTCCCCATGGAGCGCTTCTCACCTGTCAGACGATTCTCCGACGGCGCCGCCACCATCCAAGCCTTCAAGGCTCATCTAGAGAACAGCAGCCTCATTAAGCAACTCAAGCAG GAGTGTGAGCAGCTCCAGAAAATGTATGCTGCCCAGCAGGATGAGCGACTCCTGGAGCACACCCAGCAACAGCATATCCTCTACCAGCAAGAGCAACAAATCCTCCACCAGCAAATCcag GGTCTGTCTTTAGGCCATGGAGAGAGCCAGCCCAGTCACCTAACCCACCAGCTCCagag GTTGCGTATCCAGCCCTCCAGCCCTCCGCCAACACATCCCAGCAACCATCTCTTCAGACAGCCCAATCAGAGCCCTCCGCCTGGCTCTGCAGGCATAATGCAAGGGCATG GTCCGTCATCAGTGCAGTACCAGCACGGTGCTCCATCACTATACCAGGGCCAGAGCGGCAGCCCACCTCCCACAGGCCTGCCTCGAATGTCTCTACCACCCAATCAGCAGGCAGCGTCTGCCCGCCCCACTGTCCCATTGGCACCAGGTGTACCTCAACAACAGCAG GTGACCATTCAGGTGCAGGAAGTGGAGCTGGGAGGTGGGGCACAGAGACCGGGCAGCTTTTTGTCCACGCCATGTGGACACAGAGTCCTCGGGAAGCAGCTGAGCGCAGACAACGCCGAGACGCACAG TCGCAGCCTTGGCCGCTTCACATCAGGCTATGACCAGGCCCAGTTCAATCCCCACCTCTTCTCCGGTGACGCCGCCTCCCGGGGCGCCTCCGGAGTGGTTGGCTCCTACAGCCCCTACCTGCAGGGAGCCTCCCTCAAAGTTCCCGGCCTGGAAGGTTACCAGAGCGGGGCGGTGGGGACCAGCAGCTATGGCACCCCCTCTACACTACAACAGGCCTTGCTTTCCCCCACTCCTTTGGACTACCGCCCCCCACAACAGCACGTCACCCCCACCCTGCAGGGCCTCCTGTCCCCCCGCCACTCTTTAACAGGCCACGCTGACCCCAGGCTGCCGCCACAGGACCTGGCTGCCTTGCTGAAAAGGCAGAGTCCCCGGCCAGGCCCAGCGCCCCCCACACCACCCAGTGGTGCGCCCCAAGAGTATGGAGAGATGCTGCTTCTCCGCCAGCTAAGCCAGGGTGAGAGCTTAGAACCACAGGCACCGCAGGTTGCCTCAGGAGGCCAACActaccaccacctcctccagaTCCGACCCCCGGAGGTGCAACCACAACAGCACCCGGCCCAGGCGCCGTGCCCCAGCTTGCCTCACTCAGAGAGCATGGAGGAGGATGAGGTGCCGGCCGGCTACCACCACACACATGAGGGCCTGCTGGCCAAAGCAGGGGAAGGTCATGAGCTCCTGGGGCCTCCCCGAGGAGGCACCCCACCCTACAGCTCCCCAACACACAGGCATGGCTACATAAGGAATCCTCCCGCATCTAGAG ACTCTGAGCATGTGGAGTGCAGACCCCCGGGACAGGCGATGGAGGTGCCTGATCATAATGGTGTGGGCTATTCGCGAGGTCCCCAGGGTGACACCTACAGGTCCAGAGGACAGCTACAGCGCCACCACACCATCCAGACCGCTGATGATGCCTAT GACCAGGCAGATCCCATGTCTGGGATGAGCCTGTTGGCCGGTAAGGCGCTAAGCTCCGCTCGCATGTCAGACATTCTCAGCCAGACGTCACTGACAGGAAGCCAGCAGCTGCACCAGCGGGAAGAGTCAG TGTGTGATGTTGAAGGGGAGCTCCATGCGGCAGCCTGCTACCCCTCCTCCTGCACCAGTGACATGCTCCTCAGCTATAAGCCCCCTGACCTGCAGTACAGCATGGAGCAGGCTGGGGTCTAG
- the sik3 gene encoding serine/threonine-protein kinase SIK3 homolog isoform X2: MRAAQGFLLFPQRGEKMAAVSSGGAAGSAAAGITHSSRPTHAGMGSQNRAQPSSGISHPSRTGTATGCITNPGHTSATRPPPARVGHYEIERTIGKGNFAVVKLATHIITKAKVAIKIVDKTQLDDENLKKIFREVQIMKLLKHPHIIRLFQVMETERMIYLVTEYASGGEIFDHLVAHGRMAEKDARKKFKQIVAAVHFCHCRNIVHRDLKAENLLLDHNLNIKIADFGFSNLFSRGQLLKTWCGSPPYAAPELFEGKEYDGPKVDIWSLGVVLYVLVCGALPFDGSTLQNLRARVLSGKFRIPFFMSTDCEYLIRHMLVLEPSRRLTMEQICKNKWMRQGDPDPDFDRLIAECEQVKTERETELINEQVLIAMSEMGLDRERTLQSLQTDAYDHYSAIYSLLADRLKKHKTLRVAPPTPRSISYPLNAVQTDPQGNPVSMTVPHVQLINPENQIVEPDGSMALDSDEGEEPSPEAMARYLSMRRHTVGVPDQRTEMQEDLQKLPPGFPRGAVPQPPFPPLAPTMGQMHTLMPTQSLQPTQQLEYKEQSLLQPPTLQLLNGMGPLGRRASDGGANIQLHAQLLKRPRGPSPLVASPHPIPAVAPVDEEGSDGEPDQEAVQRSSYKDCNTLHLPMERFSPVRRFSDGAATIQAFKAHLENSSLIKQLKQECEQLQKMYAAQQDERLLEHTQQQHILYQQEQQILHQQIQGLSLGHGESQPSHLTHQLQRLRIQPSSPPPTHPSNHLFRQPNQSPPPGSAGIMQGHGPSSVQYQHGAPSLYQGQSGSPPPTGLPRMSLPPNQQAASARPTVPLAPGVPQQQQVTIQVQEVELGGGAQRPGSFLSTPCGHRVLGKQLSADNAETHSRSLGRFTSGYDQAQFNPHLFSGDAASRGASGVVGSYSPYLQGASLKVPGLEGYQSGAVGTSSYGTPSTLQQALLSPTPLDYRPPQQHVTPTLQGLLSPRHSLTGHADPRLPPQDLAALLKRQSPRPGPAPPTPPSGAPQEYGEMLLLRQLSQGESLEPQAPQVASGGQHYHHLLQIRPPEVQPQQHPAQAPCPSLPHSESMEEDEVPAGYHHTHEGLLAKAGEGHELLGPPRGGTPPYSSPTHRHGYIRNPPASRDSEHVECRPPGQAMEVPDHNGVGYSRGPQGDTYRSRGQLQRHHTIQTADDAYDQADPMSGMSLLAGKALSSARMSDILSQTSLTGSQQLHQREESVCDVEGELHAAACYPSSCTSDMLLSYKPPDLQYSMEQAGV; encoded by the exons GTGGCTATAAAAATAGTGGATAAGACCCAGCTGGACGATGAGAACCTGAAAAAGATCTTCAGAGAGGTGCAAATCATGAAGTTGCTGAAGCACCCCCACATCATCCGCCTCTTCCag gtgatggagacagagaggatgatCTACCTGGTTACAGAATACGCTAGCGGTGGAGAGATATTCG acCACCTGGTTGCTCATGGGCGTATGGCGGAAAAGGATGCCAGGAAGAAGTTCAAGCAGATTGTGGCAGCAGTCCATTTCTGTCACTGCCGCAACATCGTCCACAGAGACTTGAAGGCTGAGAATCTGCTGCTGGACCACAACCTGAACATCAAAAtcgcag ACTTTGGCTTCAGTAACCTGTTTTCTCGAGGCCAGCTGTTGAAGACATGGTGTGGCAGCCCTCCCTACGCAGCACCAGAACTATTTGAGGGCAAGGAGTATGACGGACCCAAAGTAGATATATGG AGCTTAGGTGTGGTGTTATACGTGTTGGTGTGTGGTGCCCTACCTTTTGACGGCAGTACTCTACAGAATTTGCGGGCACGTGTCTTAAGTGGCAAGTTCCGCATCCCCTTCTTCATGTCCACAG ACTGTGAGTATCTGATCCGACACATGTTGGTGCTGGAGCCCAGCAGACGGTTGACCATGGAGCAGATCTGTAAGAACAAGTGGATGAGACAAGGAGACCCAGACCCAGACTTCGACAGG TTGATAGCAGAGTGTGAGCAGGTTAAGACCGAGAGAGAGACGGAGCTCATCAACGAACAGGTGCTGATAGCCATGTCTGAGATGGGTCTGGACCGAGAGCGCACGCTTCAG TCCCTACAAACAGATGCATACGATCACTACAGTGCCATCTATAGTCTGCTGGCTGACCGCCTCAAGAAACACAAGACCTTGCGTGTTGCTCCACCAACACCACGCTCCATTAGCTATCCCCTTAACGCTGTACAG acGGATCCGCAGGGTAATCCAGTTAGCATGACCGTTCCCCATGTCCAGCTCATCAACCCTGAGAACCAGATTGTTGAG CCGGATGGCAGCATGGCACTGGACAGTGATGAAGGTGAGGAGCCATCTCCTGAGGCCATGGCTCGCTACCTTTCAATGAGGCGGCACACTGTGGGGGTACCAGACCAAAG GACAGAGATGCAGGAGGACCTCCAGAAACTGCCACCAGGTTTCCCTCGAGGCGCAGTGCCCCAGCCCCCCTTCCCTCCACTGGCCCCCACTATGGGCCAAATGCACACCCTCATGCCCACACAGAGCCTGCAGCCCACACAGCAGCTGGAGTACAAG GAGCAGTCGTTGCTGCAGCCACCAACTCTGCAGCTACTCAACGGCATGGGGCCTCTGGGTCGAAGAGCTTCCGATGGGGGGGCTAACATTCAGCTACACGCTCAGCTCCTCAAGAGGCCCCGGGGGCCCTCACCACTTGTCGCCAGTCCG CACCCTATCCCTGCTGTAGCTCCGGTGGATGAGGAGGGTTCAGACGGAGAACCAGACCAAGAGGCAGTACAGAG ATCCAGTTATAAAGACTGTAACACCCTTCATCTCCCCATGGAGCGCTTCTCACCTGTCAGACGATTCTCCGACGGCGCCGCCACCATCCAAGCCTTCAAGGCTCATCTAGAGAACAGCAGCCTCATTAAGCAACTCAAGCAG GAGTGTGAGCAGCTCCAGAAAATGTATGCTGCCCAGCAGGATGAGCGACTCCTGGAGCACACCCAGCAACAGCATATCCTCTACCAGCAAGAGCAACAAATCCTCCACCAGCAAATCcag GGTCTGTCTTTAGGCCATGGAGAGAGCCAGCCCAGTCACCTAACCCACCAGCTCCagag GTTGCGTATCCAGCCCTCCAGCCCTCCGCCAACACATCCCAGCAACCATCTCTTCAGACAGCCCAATCAGAGCCCTCCGCCTGGCTCTGCAGGCATAATGCAAGGGCATG GTCCGTCATCAGTGCAGTACCAGCACGGTGCTCCATCACTATACCAGGGCCAGAGCGGCAGCCCACCTCCCACAGGCCTGCCTCGAATGTCTCTACCACCCAATCAGCAGGCAGCGTCTGCCCGCCCCACTGTCCCATTGGCACCAGGTGTACCTCAACAACAGCAG GTGACCATTCAGGTGCAGGAAGTGGAGCTGGGAGGTGGGGCACAGAGACCGGGCAGCTTTTTGTCCACGCCATGTGGACACAGAGTCCTCGGGAAGCAGCTGAGCGCAGACAACGCCGAGACGCACAG TCGCAGCCTTGGCCGCTTCACATCAGGCTATGACCAGGCCCAGTTCAATCCCCACCTCTTCTCCGGTGACGCCGCCTCCCGGGGCGCCTCCGGAGTGGTTGGCTCCTACAGCCCCTACCTGCAGGGAGCCTCCCTCAAAGTTCCCGGCCTGGAAGGTTACCAGAGCGGGGCGGTGGGGACCAGCAGCTATGGCACCCCCTCTACACTACAACAGGCCTTGCTTTCCCCCACTCCTTTGGACTACCGCCCCCCACAACAGCACGTCACCCCCACCCTGCAGGGCCTCCTGTCCCCCCGCCACTCTTTAACAGGCCACGCTGACCCCAGGCTGCCGCCACAGGACCTGGCTGCCTTGCTGAAAAGGCAGAGTCCCCGGCCAGGCCCAGCGCCCCCCACACCACCCAGTGGTGCGCCCCAAGAGTATGGAGAGATGCTGCTTCTCCGCCAGCTAAGCCAGGGTGAGAGCTTAGAACCACAGGCACCGCAGGTTGCCTCAGGAGGCCAACActaccaccacctcctccagaTCCGACCCCCGGAGGTGCAACCACAACAGCACCCGGCCCAGGCGCCGTGCCCCAGCTTGCCTCACTCAGAGAGCATGGAGGAGGATGAGGTGCCGGCCGGCTACCACCACACACATGAGGGCCTGCTGGCCAAAGCAGGGGAAGGTCATGAGCTCCTGGGGCCTCCCCGAGGAGGCACCCCACCCTACAGCTCCCCAACACACAGGCATGGCTACATAAGGAATCCTCCCGCATCTAGAG ACTCTGAGCATGTGGAGTGCAGACCCCCGGGACAGGCGATGGAGGTGCCTGATCATAATGGTGTGGGCTATTCGCGAGGTCCCCAGGGTGACACCTACAGGTCCAGAGGACAGCTACAGCGCCACCACACCATCCAGACCGCTGATGATGCCTAT GACCAGGCAGATCCCATGTCTGGGATGAGCCTGTTGGCCGGTAAGGCGCTAAGCTCCGCTCGCATGTCAGACATTCTCAGCCAGACGTCACTGACAGGAAGCCAGCAGCTGCACCAGCGGGAAGAGTCAG TGTGTGATGTTGAAGGGGAGCTCCATGCGGCAGCCTGCTACCCCTCCTCCTGCACCAGTGACATGCTCCTCAGCTATAAGCCCCCTGACCTGCAGTACAGCATGGAGCAGGCTGGGGTCTAG